A single bacterium HR11 DNA region contains:
- the fabG_1 gene encoding 3-oxoacyl-[acyl-carrier-protein] reductase FabG, producing MGRLAGLKAVVTGGSSGIGRAIAEAFAQEGATVLLTYRVSAEAAQEVVQAIQARGGQAEAFQVDLSTRAACEALVREAHARLGRLDVWVNNAGADILTTEAAGWDWERKLDLLLAVDLKGTIACCYAVAPLMQAQAEGGCILNMSWDHVLFGMAGENPQLFAAVKGAIFSFSKSLARALAPKVRVNVLAPGWIETRFGATVDPKFHRAVADSIPLRRWGRPEDVAAVAVFLASPEATYLTGQAILINGGVI from the coding sequence ATGGGTCGTCTGGCGGGATTGAAAGCCGTCGTCACGGGGGGCAGTAGCGGCATCGGTCGGGCCATCGCGGAGGCCTTCGCCCAAGAGGGCGCCACAGTCTTGCTGACTTATCGGGTCTCGGCCGAGGCGGCGCAGGAAGTCGTCCAGGCGATTCAGGCCCGGGGCGGCCAGGCCGAGGCTTTCCAGGTCGACCTGAGCACGCGGGCGGCCTGCGAGGCCCTCGTCCGAGAGGCCCATGCCCGGCTCGGCCGTCTGGACGTCTGGGTCAACAACGCCGGGGCCGACATCCTGACGACGGAGGCGGCTGGGTGGGACTGGGAGCGGAAGCTGGACCTGCTCTTGGCCGTCGACCTGAAGGGGACGATCGCCTGCTGTTATGCCGTGGCGCCCCTCATGCAGGCCCAGGCCGAGGGCGGTTGCATCCTGAATATGAGTTGGGACCATGTCCTGTTCGGCATGGCCGGCGAGAACCCCCAGCTCTTTGCGGCCGTCAAGGGGGCCATCTTTTCTTTCAGCAAGAGCCTGGCCCGGGCGTTGGCCCCGAAGGTCCGGGTCAACGTCCTGGCCCCGGGCTGGATCGAGACCCGCTTTGGAGCGACCGTCGACCCGAAGTTTCACCGCGCTGTCGCCGACAGCATTCCCCTCCGCCGGTGGGGGCGGCCGGAGGACGTCGCCGCCGTCGCCGTCTTTCTGGCTTCCCCGGAGGCGACCTATCTGACGGGGCAGGCGATCTTGATCAACGGGGGCGTGATATAA
- the fae gene encoding 5,6,7,8-tetrahydromethanopterin hydro-lyase, producing MASKLMVGEALVGDGNEVAHIDLIIGPKDGPVGQAFANAFVSQRAGHTALLAVVAPNLPAKPDVVIVNKVTIKGEKQAVQMFGPAQEAVARAVVDSVKEGVIPKDQVDDLCLVVGVFIHWEAQDNKKIYDFNYQATKLAIARALKGEPKADYVIQQAATTTHPFRGF from the coding sequence ATGGCCAGCAAACTCATGGTCGGCGAGGCTCTGGTCGGCGACGGCAACGAGGTCGCCCACATCGACCTGATCATCGGTCCGAAGGACGGGCCGGTCGGACAGGCTTTTGCGAATGCCTTTGTGAGCCAGCGGGCGGGCCACACGGCCCTCCTGGCGGTCGTCGCCCCGAACCTGCCTGCGAAACCTGACGTCGTGATCGTCAACAAGGTCACGATCAAGGGGGAAAAGCAGGCGGTCCAGATGTTCGGTCCGGCGCAGGAGGCCGTGGCCCGGGCGGTCGTCGATTCGGTCAAGGAAGGGGTCATCCCCAAAGATCAAGTCGACGACCTGTGTCTGGTCGTCGGGGTGTTCATCCACTGGGAAGCCCAGGACAACAAGAAGATTTATGACTTCAACTACCAGGCCACGAAGCTGGCCATCGCTCGGGCCCTCAAGGGCGAGCCGAAGGCTGACTATGTGATCCAGCAGGCGGCCACGACGACGCATCCCTTCCGGGGATTCTAA